In the Campylobacter showae genome, one interval contains:
- a CDS encoding iron transporter — MNKFVKTALAFSLAASVAVAGEFPIGDPVEINGMEIAAVYLEPIDMEPKGIDLAPSKADIHLEADIHAIEGNKNGFGAGEWIPYLKINYELKNLDNGKVKKGTFMPMVASDGPHYGANLKMDAGVGNYELKFHIENPEKQGFGRHADKETGVGKWFEPFTTTYKFQYTGAPAK; from the coding sequence ATGAACAAATTTGTTAAAACAGCTTTGGCATTTAGCCTTGCCGCTTCAGTTGCCGTTGCAGGCGAGTTTCCTATCGGCGATCCGGTAGAGATCAACGGCATGGAGATAGCTGCGGTCTATCTAGAGCCGATTGACATGGAGCCAAAAGGCATCGACCTTGCACCAAGCAAAGCTGACATCCACCTAGAGGCTGACATCCACGCTATCGAAGGCAACAAAAACGGCTTTGGTGCTGGCGAGTGGATACCGTATCTAAAAATCAACTACGAGCTAAAAAACCTTGATAACGGCAAAGTCAAAAAAGGAACATTTATGCCTATGGTTGCAAGCGACGGCCCACACTACGGCGCTAACCTAAAAATGGACGCAGGCGTGGGCAACTACGAGCTAAAATTTCATATAGAAAATCCTGAAAAACAAGGCTTCGGTCGTCACGCGGACAAAGAAACCGGCGTAGGTAAATGGTTTGAGCCGTTCACTACAACCTATAAATTCCAATATACCGGAGCGCCTGCTAAATAA
- a CDS encoding Fe-S-containing protein: MSIYFVQVISSLLGFVLFAALNNDKKSLKALFLPSVLGIAAGIVVFKIARLTLHDAGVKMAFDAATLVFLLVSALWIFIKFNPAKMITFFALGAGYGLTYAHASANFPVFAGELLDTQSIISLFLMIFAFLLLLILFFVVSNLKECLCKHVLWMFSLLSLAVLIVQALSNTGLEFMRAGMIPTYPWALSLVAKGIYYTTFSQYFFIFLVLVLAAINFKKRPAPLVKSVVGSNKFRFNNAVRDFMATNSNGSSLIVVIALVFGLYYDLYASRPPEISTPIIVEPVNNEFKFDVAQLADNDLHRYAYINDEGKEIRFFLLNRFADRASPVIVFDSCAICGDMGYVKKGNDLICISCNVRIFLPSVGKDGGCNPIPMKFDYDGKFVTVSLETIQGGANFFSKVVEKMVLDPVSRKKVSNLTSKSYLYYNRTYFFENEKTQAEFEAHPEKYVDINGTLK; encoded by the coding sequence ATGTCTATATATTTTGTCCAAGTTATCTCATCGTTACTGGGATTTGTCCTTTTTGCAGCGTTAAACAACGACAAAAAGAGCCTAAAAGCGCTGTTTTTACCCTCGGTTTTGGGTATTGCAGCAGGCATAGTTGTTTTTAAGATCGCTAGACTCACGCTTCACGACGCAGGCGTGAAAATGGCATTTGATGCGGCTACTTTGGTATTTTTGCTAGTTAGCGCGCTTTGGATTTTTATCAAATTTAACCCTGCAAAGATGATAACGTTTTTCGCCTTGGGCGCGGGCTACGGTTTAACCTACGCTCACGCTAGCGCGAATTTTCCGGTATTTGCCGGCGAACTACTCGATACGCAGTCCATCATCAGCCTATTTTTGATGATATTTGCATTTTTGCTTTTACTGATTTTATTTTTCGTCGTTTCAAATTTAAAAGAGTGCCTATGCAAGCACGTCTTATGGATGTTTTCGCTTCTTTCGCTTGCGGTTTTGATAGTGCAGGCTCTTTCAAACACGGGGCTCGAGTTTATGCGAGCGGGTATGATACCTACATATCCGTGGGCGCTCTCGCTCGTGGCTAAGGGCATTTACTACACGACCTTTTCGCAGTATTTTTTTATATTTTTAGTTTTAGTTTTGGCGGCTATAAATTTTAAAAAACGCCCCGCCCCACTCGTAAAATCAGTCGTGGGCTCGAACAAATTTAGATTTAACAACGCCGTGCGAGATTTTATGGCGACAAACTCAAACGGCTCATCGCTCATCGTCGTTATCGCCCTAGTTTTCGGGCTTTATTACGACCTTTACGCCTCGCGTCCGCCTGAGATCTCGACCCCGATCATCGTCGAGCCAGTGAATAATGAGTTTAAATTTGACGTGGCACAGCTCGCTGACAATGACCTGCACCGCTACGCTTACATCAACGACGAAGGCAAGGAAATCCGCTTTTTCTTGTTAAATCGCTTCGCCGACCGCGCCTCGCCCGTCATAGTCTTTGACTCGTGCGCGATATGCGGCGATATGGGCTACGTCAAAAAGGGCAACGACCTAATCTGCATTTCGTGCAATGTGCGCATTTTCTTGCCGTCCGTTGGCAAAGACGGTGGCTGCAACCCGATACCGATGAAATTTGACTACGACGGTAAATTTGTAACCGTGAGCCTTGAAACTATCCAAGGTGGGGCAAATTTCTTCTCAAAAGTAGTCGAAAAAATGGTGCTTGACCCCGTCAGCCGCAAAAAAGTAAGCAATCTCACGTCAAAATCGTATCTTTACTACAACAGGACTTACTTTTTTGAAAATGAAAAAACGCAGGCGGAATTTGAAGCCCACCCTGAAAAATACGTCGATATAAACGGGACTTTAAAATGA
- a CDS encoding ABC transporter permease: MKNMQLRLIKSSITGSKVQKGMAFITILLATVLIACMLNITLKIGDQIASELRGYGSNIVVLPKGEALAIEIEGKNFTPLKSQNYLNEEDLHKVKEIFWRNNIVAFAPFLYGEVKSANGEKYKIVGTWFDKFANVADEAEFKTGVKTLFGFWAVEGKWIEDDDTQNVLVGENLAKKQNLKTGDELNLNGRSAKIAGILKGAGEESYKIVTSLKFAQELLNKPGLYSKAEVSAITIPENDLSVKARRNLDNLDSAEYDMWYCSAYVSSIAYQIEENYAGVSAKAMMQVSDAESNIVKKIQSLMGIVSIIALAVASIGITSLMTSEIYRRKKEIGLLKAIGASNFEIYALFASESLVVAFFAGILGAFLGYALSYAIAYSIFGYGIGVAWIVLPLSIAFALLISIVGSLVPMRSVVKLLPAEVLYDRK; the protein is encoded by the coding sequence ATGAAAAATATGCAACTAAGACTCATCAAAAGCTCCATAACTGGCAGCAAAGTGCAAAAAGGTATGGCGTTTATCACGATACTTTTGGCGACGGTTTTGATAGCGTGCATGCTAAATATCACGCTCAAAATCGGCGATCAAATAGCCAGCGAGCTGCGCGGATATGGCTCAAACATCGTCGTCTTGCCAAAAGGCGAAGCTCTAGCCATCGAGATCGAGGGCAAAAATTTCACTCCGCTCAAATCGCAAAACTACCTAAACGAAGAGGACTTGCACAAGGTAAAAGAAATTTTTTGGCGAAACAACATCGTCGCGTTTGCGCCGTTTCTTTATGGCGAAGTGAAGTCCGCAAATGGCGAGAAATACAAGATTGTGGGAACGTGGTTTGATAAATTTGCAAATGTCGCTGATGAAGCCGAGTTTAAAACGGGCGTGAAGACGCTGTTTGGATTTTGGGCGGTTGAAGGCAAATGGATCGAGGATGATGACACACAAAACGTGCTCGTGGGCGAAAATTTAGCCAAAAAGCAAAATTTAAAAACGGGCGATGAGTTAAATTTAAACGGACGCAGCGCGAAGATCGCTGGTATCTTAAAAGGAGCTGGCGAGGAGAGCTACAAGATCGTGACTTCTCTTAAATTTGCGCAGGAGCTGTTAAATAAGCCCGGACTTTACTCAAAAGCCGAAGTCTCAGCCATAACGATCCCTGAAAATGACCTCTCTGTAAAGGCGAGGCGCAACCTTGACAACCTCGACAGCGCAGAATACGATATGTGGTACTGCTCGGCGTATGTTAGCTCGATAGCCTATCAGATCGAGGAAAACTATGCTGGCGTCTCGGCAAAGGCGATGATGCAGGTTAGCGACGCTGAGAGCAATATCGTGAAAAAAATCCAAAGTCTGATGGGGATCGTGAGCATCATCGCGCTCGCGGTCGCATCTATCGGCATTACTTCGCTAATGACCAGCGAAATTTACAGACGCAAAAAAGAAATAGGTCTGCTAAAAGCTATCGGGGCAAGCAACTTTGAAATTTACGCCCTTTTTGCCAGCGAAAGCCTTGTCGTGGCATTTTTTGCCGGCATTTTGGGAGCGTTTTTGGGCTACGCGCTAAGCTACGCGATCGCTTATAGTATCTTTGGCTACGGTATCGGCGTGGCGTGGATCGTGCTGCCGCTAAGTATCGCCTTTGCGCTTTTGATCTCGATCGTGGGCTCACTTGTGCCGATGAGAAGTGTCGTCAAACTCTTGCCTGCGGAGGTTTTATATGATCGCAAATAA
- a CDS encoding ABC transporter permease, with the protein MIANNGFFYNVIFKSLRFGAARVGVIVVSILLGACVTAAFVNVYLDIDSKVTKELKSYGANVVFAPADPVSDTINETKFNEKIAKIPSDKLLGQSGYLFTQVNIGPTNTIAMGVKFSDLKKVKPFLEVKEGQDITIDFDDRNVLIGTDLAKQSGFKVGDTIEIRQIGANAGEKVKIRGIVQDGDKEDSLLIISLPLAQKIANEPNTLNYAEAVVTGKFDYISELGKSLSDEQISVKPVAKISKSEGLILDKIKLLMALVSFVILLITSMCVNTTLSAILFSRSKEIALLRALGASKKNVLNLFGVETFVTAFAAALAGAILGYGLAQILGYAIFDSSIDFRFMSIPIAMVISLVFAGVASIYPIKRALENKMADILRGE; encoded by the coding sequence ATGATCGCAAATAACGGCTTTTTTTACAATGTAATTTTCAAAAGTCTGCGCTTTGGAGCGGCTCGCGTGGGCGTCATCGTCGTCTCCATATTGCTTGGTGCGTGCGTGACGGCGGCGTTTGTAAATGTCTATCTTGACATCGACTCAAAGGTGACAAAAGAGCTAAAAAGCTACGGTGCAAACGTGGTTTTCGCGCCAGCTGATCCGGTGAGCGACACGATAAATGAGACTAAATTTAACGAAAAGATCGCCAAAATCCCAAGCGATAAGCTGCTGGGGCAAAGCGGGTATCTTTTCACGCAGGTAAATATCGGACCGACGAACACGATCGCGATGGGTGTTAAATTTAGCGACCTAAAAAAGGTCAAGCCGTTTTTGGAGGTCAAAGAAGGGCAGGACATCACGATTGATTTTGATGATAGAAACGTGCTAATCGGCACCGATCTAGCCAAACAAAGCGGCTTTAAGGTCGGCGATACGATCGAGATAAGACAAATCGGTGCGAACGCTGGCGAAAAGGTAAAAATCCGCGGTATAGTCCAAGATGGCGACAAAGAGGACTCGCTGCTCATCATCTCGCTACCTCTAGCGCAAAAGATAGCAAACGAGCCAAACACGCTAAACTACGCTGAGGCCGTAGTAACGGGCAAATTTGACTACATAAGCGAGCTTGGCAAAAGTCTTAGCGACGAGCAAATTTCCGTTAAACCCGTGGCTAAAATTTCAAAATCAGAGGGTCTAATTTTAGACAAGATTAAGCTTTTGATGGCGCTTGTTAGCTTTGTTATCTTGCTCATCACTTCTATGTGCGTAAACACGACGCTAAGCGCGATTTTGTTCTCGCGCTCAAAGGAGATCGCGCTGCTTAGAGCGCTGGGAGCCAGCAAGAAAAACGTGCTAAATTTGTTCGGCGTCGAGACCTTCGTTACGGCATTTGCGGCGGCTTTGGCGGGCGCTATTTTGGGCTACGGCTTAGCGCAAATTTTAGGTTACGCGATTTTTGATTCGAGCATAGATTTTAGATTTATGAGCATACCGATAGCGATGGTTATCTCGCTCGTTTTCGCAGGCGTAGCCTCGATCTATCCGATCAAACGGGCGCTGGAAAACAAGATGGCTGATATTTTAAGAGGAGAATGA
- a CDS encoding ABC transporter ATP-binding protein: protein MQYAIRLNGIEKRFGEVRALEGITFDVNAGEWVSIMGPSGSGKSTLVNILSLMDEPTAGTYTLGGDDASRLSDEETLKFRREKIGLIFQQFHLIPYLNCVENVMIAQYYHSSVDEEDAKKALERVGLGHRLDHRPSQLSGGEQQRLCIARALINDPDILIADEPTGNLDEANERVVLELFQKLRSEGKTILLITHNPDLGQFGDKIVYLRHGKMENIHHVSDGERAEACERLASEPKGQSAFATV, encoded by the coding sequence ATGCAATACGCGATAAGATTAAACGGGATAGAAAAAAGATTTGGCGAAGTAAGAGCGCTAGAGGGCATTACCTTTGACGTAAACGCCGGCGAGTGGGTCAGCATAATGGGGCCAAGCGGCAGCGGCAAAAGTACGCTGGTAAATATCCTCTCGCTGATGGATGAGCCTACAGCCGGCACGTACACGCTAGGCGGAGACGACGCTAGCAGACTTAGCGACGAGGAGACGCTCAAATTTCGCCGCGAAAAGATCGGGCTGATATTTCAGCAGTTTCACCTCATCCCCTACCTAAACTGCGTCGAAAACGTGATGATAGCGCAGTACTACCACAGCAGCGTGGATGAAGAGGACGCTAAAAAGGCGCTCGAGCGGGTTGGTCTAGGACACAGGCTAGATCACCGCCCTAGTCAGCTTAGCGGCGGCGAACAGCAGCGTCTGTGCATCGCGCGTGCCCTGATCAACGATCCTGATATCTTGATAGCCGACGAGCCGACGGGCAACCTAGATGAAGCAAACGAGCGCGTAGTTTTGGAGCTGTTTCAAAAGCTGCGAAGCGAGGGCAAAACGATCCTGCTCATCACGCACAACCCTGATCTTGGGCAGTTTGGCGATAAGATCGTCTATCTAAGGCACGGCAAGATGGAAAATATTCACCACGTGAGCGACGGCGAGCGCGCGGAGGCATGCGAGAGGCTAGCAAGTGAGCCAAAGGGTCAAAGCGCCTTTGCGACGGTTTAA
- a CDS encoding TlpA family protein disulfide reductase has translation MIKKYILLVFAAAMIAGCGNSGFDKHHISLNSPKGVDTHYFPEGRRLKTDGKPYMLFFFGTSCGACVAQAPIVNEIYSEFKDKFGVYGIFGPSLGFDKDIDMVRQHHIDYDVISDKVSVDYFSKAVGGVMGVPAIFVFDGEGNLKKRFIGLTPKAALENEIKLVL, from the coding sequence ATGATAAAAAAATATATATTATTAGTCTTTGCGGCGGCGATGATAGCGGGCTGCGGAAATAGCGGCTTTGACAAGCACCACATTAGCCTAAACTCGCCAAAGGGCGTCGATACGCACTATTTTCCCGAGGGCAGGCGGCTTAAAACGGACGGCAAGCCCTATATGCTCTTTTTCTTTGGCACATCCTGCGGCGCCTGCGTAGCGCAAGCTCCGATCGTAAATGAAATTTACTCCGAGTTTAAGGACAAATTTGGTGTTTACGGGATATTTGGACCCAGCCTTGGATTTGATAAAGATATCGACATGGTAAGGCAGCATCATATCGACTACGACGTCATTAGCGATAAAGTTTCGGTCGATTATTTCAGCAAGGCCGTCGGCGGTGTGATGGGCGTGCCTGCGATCTTCGTCTTTGACGGCGAGGGTAATCTCAAAAAGCGCTTCATAGGACTCACTCCAAAAGCCGCTCTAGAAAACGAGATCAAGCTGGTATTATAA
- a CDS encoding TonB-dependent receptor domain-containing protein, whose product MRLAISLAAAATALFANGANPDVIKPVKDFTPPPPYTPNIAQSAFPENQFDRAPRDDYFFVTDLLDNSMDKFHVAGGFYGRTFYGSGLFKYRGANFYTILNANFSKANRYKDGGGRTWNYGYARQGQSAVVGFVPSELSEFRFTLVHDNIDDDKQPHHLMDAVKTERYVGKFNARIGAEDLSNTLNFELMLRDVSRNADNYHLRSTSPTVKAEIDRKIVDAELKYDADFGDFHNLTGISYQHDNHEGKRYQRQPGGWVFNGYRFADVTNKRTRIFDTLSYKFSDAHKLSLALNYDWMKSNLKGLNEPYFAPAAPLRTVKGLVRSVYGYDFDGSVKQDGLSASLKYDFTPNELDSYYAALESLQRIPGNMERFNTLYGPMNNGWVSNPLLKPERHNRVNLGFTYKSEFYKEYMSSRQGEDSFSVGGYFIADDAQDLVIYDRRHSAAAAPMNKNAVITRNVDARIYSVNLRGEYNFALNFGLKTSLFYNYGQNKTDGRPLYQIRPFEANLAFDYKDYASFGSYNIGTAVRYVAKQNRGDFDKSTGFGIDKREAAKSFTTMDVYGGFEFKNSWGVRLGVTNIFDKDYAEFISGEHVGALDPDPVVRAPGRAVFVSFHSSF is encoded by the coding sequence ATGAGATTAGCTATCAGTCTGGCTGCGGCTGCGACGGCGCTATTTGCAAACGGCGCAAATCCCGACGTCATAAAGCCGGTAAAGGATTTCACGCCTCCGCCGCCTTATACGCCAAACATCGCCCAAAGCGCGTTTCCCGAAAATCAATTCGACCGCGCGCCAAGGGATGATTATTTTTTCGTGACGGATTTGCTCGATAATTCTATGGATAAATTTCACGTCGCGGGCGGCTTTTACGGCAGGACGTTTTACGGTTCGGGACTTTTTAAATACCGCGGCGCAAATTTCTACACGATTTTAAACGCGAACTTTTCTAAAGCCAACCGCTACAAAGACGGCGGCGGCAGGACGTGGAACTACGGCTACGCCAGGCAGGGGCAAAGCGCGGTCGTGGGTTTCGTGCCTAGCGAGCTAAGCGAGTTTAGATTTACGCTCGTGCACGATAATATCGACGACGACAAGCAGCCTCACCATCTCATGGACGCCGTCAAAACCGAGCGATACGTCGGTAAATTTAACGCTCGCATCGGCGCGGAGGATCTATCAAATACGCTAAATTTCGAGCTGATGCTGCGCGACGTGAGCAGAAACGCCGACAACTATCATCTAAGAAGCACGTCACCAACGGTCAAGGCCGAGATAGATAGAAAAATCGTGGATGCCGAGCTAAAATACGACGCGGATTTTGGCGACTTTCACAATCTTACGGGTATCAGCTATCAGCACGATAATCACGAGGGCAAAAGGTATCAGAGGCAACCCGGCGGCTGGGTTTTTAACGGCTATAGATTTGCCGACGTGACAAATAAGCGAACGAGGATTTTTGATACGCTGAGTTATAAATTTAGCGACGCTCACAAGCTTAGCCTTGCGCTAAACTACGACTGGATGAAGTCAAATTTAAAGGGGCTAAACGAGCCCTATTTTGCGCCCGCCGCGCCGCTTCGGACGGTAAAAGGGCTCGTCCGTAGCGTTTACGGCTACGATTTTGACGGTAGCGTCAAGCAAGACGGCCTAAGCGCCAGTCTAAAATACGATTTTACGCCAAACGAGCTAGATAGCTACTACGCGGCGCTTGAGAGCTTGCAGCGCATACCTGGCAACATGGAGCGATTTAACACACTTTACGGTCCGATGAATAACGGCTGGGTGAGCAACCCGCTGCTAAAGCCCGAGCGTCACAACCGCGTAAATTTGGGCTTTACCTATAAGAGCGAATTTTATAAAGAATACATGAGTTCGCGTCAGGGCGAGGATAGCTTTAGCGTGGGCGGGTACTTTATCGCAGACGATGCGCAGGATCTGGTTATCTACGATCGCCGTCACTCGGCCGCGGCCGCGCCGATGAATAAAAACGCCGTCATCACGCGCAACGTCGATGCTAGAATTTACAGCGTAAATTTGCGCGGCGAGTATAATTTCGCGCTAAATTTCGGGCTAAAAACTTCGTTATTTTACAACTACGGGCAAAACAAAACCGACGGCAGACCGCTCTATCAGATCCGTCCGTTTGAGGCAAATTTGGCCTTTGATTACAAAGACTACGCGAGCTTTGGCAGCTACAACATCGGCACGGCGGTACGCTACGTAGCAAAGCAAAACAGAGGCGATTTCGATAAATCCACCGGCTTTGGCATCGACAAGCGCGAAGCGGCTAAGAGCTTTACGACGATGGACGTTTACGGCGGATTTGAGTTTAAAAACAGCTGGGGCGTGAGGCTTGGCGTGACGAATATCTTTGATAAAGATTACGCCGAGTTTATCAGCGGCGAGCACGTAGGAGCGCTGGATCCTGATCCGGTGGTGCGTGCGCCGGGGAGGGCGGTGTTTGTTAGCTTCCACTCTAGCTTTTAA
- a CDS encoding ABC transporter substrate-binding protein — MNRRGFLGLGAALGATTMAPSLFAKENFTMWGAPAIPSVIMAVASMQGELAKTHDVKLRIWNTPDVLRAGVASGDIKVTMSPSNVAANLRNQGLNFAMLNLLTLGVMNAMIKDESIKTLEDFVGKKIIMPFKNDMPDLVLRALCKKRGIDASKLDITYTQTPPEAVGLFIQKDYDVLIVPQPLSEATILRGKKAGVAVHYGLDFPKTWGESFNAKPYIPMAGIIVNVDYYEANRTLFETLHADLTSALKWILENKQSAAKIGAEYLPAPEPALAGAFDKANLTVTKAHELQDDVMAFFEQIFEFNPKLLGGKMPDKSLFL; from the coding sequence ATGAACAGACGAGGATTTTTAGGACTCGGCGCGGCGCTTGGCGCGACTACGATGGCTCCTAGCCTTTTTGCGAAGGAAAACTTTACGATGTGGGGCGCGCCTGCGATCCCTAGCGTGATAATGGCAGTAGCAAGCATGCAAGGCGAGCTAGCAAAGACGCACGACGTGAAGCTGCGCATCTGGAACACTCCGGACGTCCTGCGCGCGGGCGTGGCTAGCGGCGATATCAAGGTCACTATGTCGCCCTCAAACGTCGCTGCGAACCTGCGAAATCAGGGGTTAAATTTTGCGATGTTAAATTTGCTCACGCTAGGCGTTATGAACGCGATGATAAAAGACGAGAGTATCAAGACGCTCGAGGACTTCGTCGGCAAAAAAATCATAATGCCGTTTAAAAACGATATGCCCGATCTCGTGCTACGCGCGCTTTGCAAAAAACGCGGCATAGACGCGAGCAAGCTTGATATCACGTATACCCAGACGCCGCCTGAAGCGGTTGGGCTGTTTATCCAAAAGGACTACGACGTGCTTATCGTGCCGCAGCCTCTTAGCGAGGCGACGATTTTGCGCGGTAAAAAAGCGGGCGTAGCGGTGCATTACGGGCTTGATTTTCCTAAAACTTGGGGCGAGAGCTTTAATGCCAAACCATACATCCCGATGGCCGGAATCATCGTAAACGTGGACTACTACGAGGCAAATCGCACGCTTTTTGAAACTCTGCACGCCGATCTAACGAGCGCGCTAAAATGGATCCTAGAAAACAAACAAAGCGCGGCTAAAATCGGCGCCGAGTATCTGCCGGCTCCAGAGCCTGCGCTAGCCGGGGCTTTTGATAAGGCAAATTTAACAGTAACAAAAGCGCATGAGTTGCAAGATGACGTGATGGCGTTTTTTGAGCAAATTTTCGAGTTTAATCCAAAGCTGCTCGGCGGCAAAATGCCCGATAAGAGCCTATTTTTATGA
- a CDS encoding ABC transporter permease has product MILIDNVKKERGAFLKVADYLWGGFSGLATIALIIALWQIGSELGGEFLLPAPEAVFVRAYELLADYKNSEINITLVRSLVGVGTACAIGITLGLVAGAYRSFAAFLKPVITTLLSMPPIIWIVLAIFWFGFGNASTIFTIIITVLPLTFASSMVGMMSVSEELKEMFDAYKLGICKKIRHLYVPHLTSHIISSLSVAVGMGVKIVIMGELLGANDGMGARIASARVMLDTTEVMAYVVLTIAIIMLFEYLVIEPLKITLMPWKR; this is encoded by the coding sequence ATGATACTTATAGATAACGTCAAAAAAGAGCGCGGCGCATTTTTAAAGGTCGCAGACTACCTTTGGGGCGGCTTTAGCGGACTTGCCACGATAGCGCTTATTATCGCGCTTTGGCAGATCGGCAGCGAGCTGGGAGGGGAGTTTTTACTCCCCGCGCCCGAGGCGGTTTTCGTGCGGGCTTACGAGCTTTTGGCGGATTATAAAAACAGCGAGATAAACATCACTCTCGTGCGCTCGCTAGTCGGAGTCGGTACGGCCTGTGCTATCGGTATCACGCTAGGTCTGGTTGCGGGAGCATATAGAAGCTTTGCCGCGTTTTTAAAGCCCGTGATCACGACGCTGCTTTCTATGCCGCCTATTATTTGGATCGTTTTAGCTATATTTTGGTTCGGGTTTGGAAACGCGAGCACCATCTTTACGATCATTATCACGGTTTTGCCGCTAACCTTTGCTAGCTCGATGGTCGGCATGATGAGCGTTAGCGAGGAGCTAAAGGAGATGTTTGACGCCTACAAACTAGGCATTTGCAAAAAGATTCGCCACCTATACGTTCCGCACCTAACTAGCCATATCATCAGCTCTCTAAGCGTCGCCGTAGGTATGGGCGTAAAGATCGTCATCATGGGCGAGCTACTGGGTGCAAACGACGGTATGGGCGCTAGGATCGCGAGCGCTAGAGTGATGCTAGATACCACCGAAGTGATGGCCTACGTCGTGCTTACTATCGCTATCATTATGCTTTTTGAGTATCTGGTGATCGAGCCGCTAAAGATCACGCTAATGCCGTGGAAAAGGTAG
- a CDS encoding ABC transporter ATP-binding protein has product MLELQNLEYEILRDKVVRDFSLKVGAGEVVTLFGASGCGKTTILRLISGLIDPRKGKIINKFNKTTYLFQENRLLEWKNALDNVLLVMDEPDEKAVLELFARLGLTEKDALKYPDELSGGMRQRVAFVRAIVTKPDLLLMDEPFSGLDYDMKEILIDIVTRRVEEGMSVVLVTHDRMEAARMSSKICFLASKGAVIERELELERAFSQRDFAYASGVIDENFKGKIYYD; this is encoded by the coding sequence ATGCTGGAACTTCAAAATTTAGAATACGAAATTTTACGCGACAAGGTCGTGCGCGATTTTAGTTTAAAGGTCGGCGCGGGCGAAGTAGTGACGCTATTTGGCGCGAGCGGCTGCGGTAAAACCACGATCCTGCGCCTAATCTCGGGTCTCATCGATCCGCGCAAAGGCAAAATAATCAATAAATTTAACAAAACGACCTATCTCTTTCAGGAAAATCGCCTGCTGGAGTGGAAAAACGCGCTCGATAACGTGCTACTCGTGATGGATGAGCCTGACGAAAAGGCCGTGCTAGAGCTCTTTGCTAGACTAGGACTAACAGAAAAAGACGCGCTAAAGTACCCAGATGAACTAAGCGGCGGTATGCGCCAAAGGGTTGCTTTCGTGCGGGCGATCGTGACAAAGCCTGATTTGTTGCTGATGGATGAGCCGTTTTCGGGTCTTGATTATGATATGAAAGAAATCCTGATAGACATCGTCACGCGCCGCGTCGAGGAGGGTATGAGCGTGGTGCTAGTGACTCACGATAGGATGGAGGCGGCTAGGATGTCGAGTAAAATTTGCTTTTTAGCGAGCAAGGGCGCGGTGATCGAGCGCGAGCTAGAGCTTGAGCGCGCCTTTTCGCAGCGGGATTTTGCCTACGCTAGCGGCGTGATAGACGAAAATTTTAAAGGAAAAATTTATTATGATTAA